The Elaeis guineensis isolate ETL-2024a chromosome 5, EG11, whole genome shotgun sequence DNA segment gatatcaaaactttgagattataatcaatagagtatgatatataatattagagtctgaagttataatcattaaggatgtaatagaatgatattacaatttaggttatgatcattagagaatatgatttaagtggtatttaagcttaagattataattatttgaaattatgactttagtgatatttaaacttaggttatgatcatgaggaacatgatagatataaaagagaagattcaatatttagatttcgaatcagtagatattaagatgaaatttatgtataagtggtatatgatatctataataaaattgatgagttatatattagatttcaattagtacggttgacctaagtatgaaaagagttgaccatAAAATGAAGtgagaggtattgataagttatgttaagtatactagatgatttaggaatgtaaaacttatatgattgaagatcatgatattttttttttttaatttcgatgataattgtctgagcattatgaattgtggacttatcaaagaaagttaaattaggatatggtctaagaagaaattacatcatatgagagagaaatatttttgaacactgaacccataagaggtcatataagaaactcaattttaaatgaaaaatatatttgaatttttattatgagaatatgagatacacattttggtgaaatctttggttactcaaaatatcgtattctgaataggattctttgatctttcaagttgcattgaatctcaagtcaaaagtttatttttctaagtggatcaaaagtatttggaTATtgatgttaatttaaaaaaaaaattaaaattattttgtcagagtatgatatacaggttatgatgaaatctttaataattcgaattactatctgtggattaatttttttgttgaagatggtgaagtgtattaattattcaagtcaaaatttagatatttttttttatattgaactaagacatcttgctagtgttaaattttgaatgacttatacaagggacaagattttctatgaatttatcgattaatattaagggttgtgatgaagagagctctataagaaataatcaagttgattctacttaaggatgttggcttgagttcttttagttgtcaagttagaattaattcttttaaaaagaaagattgatttagaaattatctaaatgattgtaaggtaaatctaagattaactccaattaattcttgACATgtcggattcttgaagagtgatgaaacttatgcaatgatttcaaacatagaaaatggatcaagatttaatttttatatgctatacccgaaggtagtaaagataaagaaacttaaaattttgtcctaagtcttatatgaaatttgaaggttggatctatcctggattgatctaacatataaggatattttatctttgatagacttatataatttggtaagttgagatcagagtgcgcagcaaaagcgtgatggtctgaattgattagaaatattaatcttttaaatcaaaagttatgatggaatacattagttgcaaataaggattttattgataatgataggatgctataaattttgatctaatctgatcatagcctgataatttttgtcagtaggttgcttcattgtagataagaccaagaaattttagatatctcaagtttattaacagcttgatagttctgatattagttcaaacttagaatgtcctgacatatatctcatatttttaaaaaatttaatattgttacttaaactgatatagaagattaagatttttcttaagatgagagtctatatataaaatttgttggaagatcaagtgaagaaagaaattgatgattgtgaagagtgcccgatgtttgacctttatttattttctatcaaggatagtctgagataattatgaattttgagtgaaatgtattagacaaataatggtggtatattaatacaagtctaaaatattacggttctttgaaaaagttgagaaatcaataagagaagatgaattttaaattttaaataattttgttattacaagatcatgagaaataaataatatataagacattattgtaagcttgagaatgatatgaagaatgtatactttgaaatatatctcaacaacataacttaatttcgaggacgaaattatttgaaggggggagaatgtaacaccccggcccaaattgggcccagaatcagccacagcccacaaaaaaaaaaaaaaataggagagaagactcccgaagggagtcttcttcctccgttcatcggctcccaaccggagtcggagacaagctccctccggccctatttaaggaggagatccctcctctctcctttccatcaaaaatctcggggcaaaacggTGGCAATCGCCAGAAATTTCTCACGAAGATCCATCACTGTGACGTCCAATTTCTCATCGGAAAAGCTTCgctggcgacggaggtaagcctcctctccttcctctctccttccccttctttctcGTGCCGACGTGCACGCTCGCCGAcgatcggagtcgtcggattttgttgcgaaagaaatccttctttttgccattttccgtcgtcggtggtcaccgccgaccaccggtttggccgcctcttgccgCCAGATCATCTCTCCTTCGATCACCGACCATCTCTGcaccggctgcgccgccggccagccaaccaatgaggggatcaaagatcccctgtttcggtcaaaaacaagccacgggaagaaaagaagaagaaagaagaagaagaaaagaaaagaaaagaaaaaggaaaaagaaaaagaaaagaaaaagaaaaaaaaaaaaagaaaaagagaaagagaaaaataaaaataaaaataaaataaaataaaaagaagaaaaagagagaaaaattttctctctcctctctctaccttctctctccagtttctctctctagattctctctctttttctctttctaaattttttctctctctttatggattttatctctctagtgtctttctctctctctgatttcatcatagaccctaggataaaattgagatgaaaataagatgattcgagattgctccgaaattcgtgcggtagatctgatcccagtccgattctatttgaaatttgtaacacttaatttatgttaagtcaccctgataggacctctgatgatcttgaccatgattgcctcatcgaaagaatataaagatttctctctccactttctctctctactttttctctctagaattttctctctcatcatggattttctctctctagaagtcttatggatcagtggaggatctagatacttagataaatcctaattttgattaatcctaagagaggtcctcgatctgtgttattaggatcgattatcggtaattttctccatatatgatctttatatttgatcagggttatgaagagatgattgtctgcaaatgatatcgagtggaatattttgttaaagaattcataaatcaaagaagaacattgatttttgtgcttggatcagtcaccgataaagataagaatctctgtacatgatcatcattatatatgttattttaccgttggttttatctccttgattttgcatcgttggatttgagatcgatgaatttgttatatctgagacattgttatttatttatgtgattttgagcatgagtatgttatatcaatacatatgtatcagcaattgatggcatgattatatgggtatgacatatttattacattgcaaaatttgaattgattaatgaagtcaaatattttaattttataaaaatgaaaagaaagagaaatatggtttggatttACGGATGAGTAGAAGGATAAATAAAGTGTCATAGtatttgatcagagaattgaagaaatttaaattgtaattatgtaagattttacgaattattgttggaattaattgttatggatgttaaggttatagtgatttaatttggtcttgtatattctttagaacttgctctaaggagtgtacggccatcacgtatccgatccgaatGTTGGATTCGAGacgcaacaatatatatatatatatatatatatatatatagctgtgATGGTTTGCCATCGTCCGAATCTGTTCTTGGGCACAGGTAAAGCCTTAGCCAGCTTTAATTATTGTTGTTGGACCGAGGTTGTCAGAAAGCGATGCGACCCAGGTCATTTATATCGGTTCCCGAATCCCAAACCACAGGCCATGGCTTGGCATGAACCAATATGATGTCCAAGGCCTACGTTAAGATTCGGTTGGGTCCGTTGGGAACATTTCCGGTGAAAAGCAATCGTGATCTAAATAATAAGCTGCGCCCCACATTGCTACAAGCCTGGCTCCGGCTAAGCTTGATCAGATAAACTCTAGAATGGCTGATTGTTCTTTTAGTGAAATAATGAATCCAACTTGAAATAACTTTGGGGATGTTTCGGCATCTCTCTAGGTATGACCATAAGGCCCAGACCCCATAAGAAAATATTCGATTCGAAGACAAATTTTAGGCAATAGACATCCTCCTCACCATATGAGCGAATACAATAGATGAGTATCCATATCCAAGCCGTCAAAAATAACTCGCTTCCATTCATTATTACCCCAACGTTTAAATGAAGCCACGGCATCTATCATGATTGAAATCTGGATCACTTGGTTAGAAGGTAAAGGCCCCTTCCATCGAGCTACCACCGTGGCAGCGAGCATACACTTTTTATTTCACTTTTGCAAAGCCAAAACCTCCAAGCTTTACTTATTTATGAGTCGAGTTTTGAACATACTTGAGCTTGGATTATTATCTAGGACTGAGCAAAAAATCGAAACCCGAAAAAATGCACCCAATTCGACCCGATAAACATCGACTTCGACTGATCAAAAGATTTGAATCGGATTGtgattcataaaaaaattgattaaccaCGGTCCGTTTGATTTCAACATTTTTAATCCGTATGAAACCGAACCTAATCAATCGATATAGTGTTTTCCATATTTAGActgtttgaaaaattaaaaattaataattatgacatattatgtactaatttataaattttatacaaTTATTATATCCTAATTTCTATATGAATTAAATGGTGTATTGATTTGTGATgtttaaaattaatattggatCAATATTGAAGTCTAAACAAACACAACCCATCCGAATCTGCTAGAAACCGTTAACTtcgattttaaataatttatgtatGATAAACAGTCAGCAGTAGATTAGATTTTCTTCAATCCGATTgggttcgatcagatcaaatttttttctcaatccgATCCAACCTGATCCGTGCTTAGCCCTATTACTATCTAACCAAAAAAGCTTGTTATCATAATCGGCTCAAGATATTATTGGGCATTTTGATTCGTTTGCAGCCCTATGAACATTACACTTAAAAGATTAAAACACCAACGAGAAGAAACAGCTATGGcaatagaaaaaaaaggaaagaaaacttAAATGCTTCAAATATATCTTGCAATGCTTGAAACTAATAATGGATGAACGCTGGAGCTTGGGATCGTATCCAGGTCACGGTTACTTTTCAATGCTGCGTGGATATCATGACTCACAGTGTATTGAACATGGATCTCGTAACTTGATGTGTATCACGCTTAAAATTATGAAGGCACCTACTTATCTACCTCTACTCCAGGGGAACAGAGAGTAGCATAGATTTAGATGATTAACCTTTAAAACTTTTGCCATGGTTACACCATTATTCAAAGATGGATAAGAGGTATAGCATTCGGTTACGATAGAATGATGCAGCGCTGGGCTATGCTAAGGATATAATGTTTGGTTAGAATAAAAAACTAAGTTATACTTACTTTTGGGATAAAAGATAGGATAAAATTAGGATTAAACAAAAATGTATTAGATCATGATTATCGAAGCATCCctcatatttatattaaaataaaataaatatatattctgACAATTGTTATTTATGTCTAGTCTCTACTTCTACTAGTTCTAATAATTGGCATCGATTACTTTCCACTATTATAAGACAATCAAAATCCACTTGGCATTAATTGCTAGATTAACATTCAAACTCTATCGGCCTTGACGTTTACAAAATTTTCTTCAACTTGCCTCTTCATGATACTAGCCGCCTCTTCTTATTGTTTTATAACATAATTACGTTCTTGAAGATATCATTGAGATCGATTCGTGCTTGCTTATCTTGGTTTCTTTCTTTTATCAGCAATCTAAACAAGCATGCTGACATTAAATCTTGATCTCATGCTTAGGAGTCCTCCTGATTATATTTCATAATAACCACACTTAGATGCGTAAACCATATGAAAGGAACATAATTCTAGAATTCTCTTCAATAGGCTCCATCCACCTGCTCTTATGTATCATAAGGCGTCTCCAtgtatgatgattttttttttgctttgtggACGGGCTAACCTCCCAACCATCTCCCACATATGGACAAAGATCAGGGACCTACCCACCACCCTGAATAGATTAAACCCTTTCTTCTATGATACATAGGGATCACTATCTCAAATGGCCCACCTAATGTGCTTTGATCGATGTCCTTTGAGTCTTTCTTCGTCTAAGCTGTATGCCAAacgtcttttctctcttttttctctctttctttgtaCAAATCTGAAACTCGTACGGCTGTACATTTCTCTATCTTAATAAAATTTGGGTGGCTAGGCCtccccttccaaaaaaaaaaaaaaaaaatcatacagcTAATAACGCAATGTTGCCATCAATATAGCCCCTGCCATCAACAGGACTGTGTTGCTGGTCGGTACTGCAACAGCGATTCATAGCCTAAGGAAGCAATTTAATTTAAGCCAATACCAGGCTAGCATGTAACATTACAACTATAAACTATGAGGGCGTCACGATATATAAAACTAAGCCGATGGGAGGTCGCACAAGAAAACAAATGCGGACAGCAAGTCAATTAGGAGAGGACTGGCCGTATACGAGATCACGGAACCTTTTGGGCGGGCCCCCCACCCCTTGTCTTCTTGTGCCCTGACAACCTCGCAGATCCAACGGTTCAAACCCCGCCGCCGCCGTGGGGCCGCCTCGTGCTTGCCGTCTGATAGGACCTCGTCCTCCGCGGACACCGCAGTGGTCGGTGCCCGAAACTTACGATGTACGAAGTTTCGACTCCGCAACCATGTCGCACGTGCGCACCAATGCCCATATCCTCCCACCGTCCCCGGGGCCCATTCCTAAGCTGCCCTCCATTCAGTCCATAATTACGATCCTGCCCGTTTTTGCTAATTGCCCGCTGAGGGCATTTTAGCAATAATATGATGAGTTCTTTAATCTTAATCATGTCTTTATATTAACAAACTTGATTGTATTAGCCACCTAACCTATATGATAGGATGGTTTCAAAGAAAGGCGATTATAAATATTTGTCATGATTTTGAAGGTCCACAACGTTAAATATGGTGGGTAACCAGTAATTAAATAATGATTGTTTTTCTTAGAAAATGACTAAATGGCTTGTGTAGCATTATTTTGCTATGGTGGCCATCATGTAACTGGAATGACAACCACTATGTACCAAAATTTTGCCGATGATAGGTTTTGAATAATGTTACGCAAATCAAAGCTTTGTATcggtcaaaattttatatttaattctataggcCTAATGCTATCATATAGCAATGCTATTTACCATTTTTGAAATGGTGGCTAACTTtacccaacaaaaaaaaatggtGGCTAATAACATTTATTTTGGTAAATCTTGGTTATCCAATAGATGGTTAGGTCGGGGTAATAACCACTGCTATTCACATTTACaatgataaataattattttagattGTTAGAGCCTAGCCAGATGGCCAATAGGGGAATAGGGGATGTCAGGAAAAAGATCAacatttttaagtataatcatgGTTATTGTCCAACATAGTTATGCTATCCACTTATAGTTGGgattgggttgtatctttcggtCAAAAAAATGGTTGTTCTTTGTTTTTGCAACATCAACTTTCAGACCGTGCAttgcacagctctcaaagcagCCATTGCACGATCCCATATCTTTCCTCTATTCATCTGCATAGATCTTAAACCAGTCATTATGAGATCTCATGGTTGATGCTGCGACAATGATGAATCATAGCCCCCTACATTACTAGAATAAAGGATGagcttttttaatattttttaacttCATATTTTCAAAACTACCTCCTCTCCaacttattttcaaaattatcgGTCACTTCAAAATCACTAGTTCAATCGATGATCCATGGCCATCTTGACACTGAGGTGGTAGGGGAGGAGAAATTACCGGCTCAACTAGtgatttctcttctctttttttttttgtggggggcaAACCGAAGGCGGAGGGAGAGTAGGTGGGGTTTGGGGGCCAGTGGAGGATGGCACGGGGCTTGACGAAAGGGGGGTGTGGTGGCATGGGAGGGAGAGATAGAGGACGGTGGGGATTGCAGGGGGTGGGGGTGCACGGTCGGAGATGGCATGGGCAATGTGCGGGGCTGGGGGGGTGCGCGGTCGGGGGAAGGCAGAGGAGGTTGCGGGGGATAAGAGTGTACGATCGGAGGAGGCATGGCGGGCCAGGGGATAGAGGCGGGTCGGTCGGTGGtttgggaggaagggaagggagaaacaaagggagaaaaaaaattaaaaaatattaaaaaaatattaattttaaaaattaaaaagtataaattttaaaatacaaagaaaattttaattttaaaaaataattttgatctttttaataacaataaaataatattaatttttaaaataaaattttaaataataaaaatatattaatgtttcaaaataagaacataataagaacatattaattttaaaataaatttttaaatactaagaaaattttaattttaaaaaataatcagaaATCATATTGGATTgaataattagtaattaaatattattattttattaataaaaaaatattattgtatgattaataaaaatattaattttattgtatgataaatattattatttgattaataattaattattattatttgattaataattaattaaaggAGCGATGATGGTGTCGCATGGGTTGGCTGTCGGTAGAGGGAGGTCGGTTGGGAGgggtgggaggaagggaagaaaaaaaatagtatttaaaataaaatattatcaaattattatcaaattataggtttttaaaataaaatatttaaaaatatttaaaaataaattatggaCAGGTGGGGTGCCAACACAGAGGGTAGGGTGTGCGGCACCcgagattaaatcaaattaagaAGACAAGTctagtctttttcttttttttcttttctttttcttcttttttttctttttcttcatcactaaataaaattaatatttttattaatcatacaataatattttatattaataaaataataatatttaattattaattatccaAACTAAtgtgatttcaaattattttttaaaattaaaattattttagtatttaaaaatttattttaaaattaatattttcttattatttttttatttttaaatattaatattttttattatttaaaaatttatttgaaaaattaatattattttattattattaaaaagatcaaaattaaattttttttattatttttaaaatttattttaaaattaatatttttttaatttttaaaattaatatttttttcttcattcctctcttttcttcctcccaaACCCCCGACCAACCCACCTTTGCCCCCCGGCCCCTGGGCCCCCGCTACACCGACCCCCCGTGCCACCCACGCCGCCCCCCGCCACGCACCCCCATCCCCTACAACCCCCTCCGCCTTCCCTCAGTCGTGCACCTCCCGGCCCCCTGCCCCGCCCATACCGTCCCCGATCGTGCACCCCTATCCACCGCAACCCCACCGCCCCCAATCTCCCCCACCCATGCCACCCCCCCCCCCAATCGGCACCCGTGCCACCCCTGATCGGCCCCCAAACCCCACCTCCTCCTTCTCTGCCCTCCGTTTACaccccatacaaaaaaaaaaaagagagagagaagagaaatcgCCGGTTGAGCCGATAATTTCTGAAAAAATCGCCAGTGCCGCCAGCGATTTTTCCTCCCCCAGCCATCTCAGTGCCAAGATAGCCATGAAATCATCGGTTGAACCGGTGATTTTGAGATGGACGGTGGTTTTGAAAATAAgttgaaaaaaaagataattttaaaaatataaaataaaaaaatattaaaaaaaaaaaaaccctgaaGGGTGATCAGTTTTAAATCGGTTGACAACTTTAGTTCCTTAACCTAAGCCTACATCATCGAGTGGTGTCTAAAATGGCTCGAAAAAGGTTACTCTATCATGGTGACGAGGCCGGCAACAGCCCCGGAATCAGTGAGGCTTGTTACACGCTGTGTCTCCCTGGGCGCATCTCTATGAGAGATTTGGACGGCTCCGAGGGTATGCACCGAGCCTGAAGGCCACCCGCCATGCAGGCATGTTTGCAACTTTAGATGAGAACCATTAAGCATCATGGCCAAGAAATAAGGGGGCTTGTTTTGGAATAGTACAACAATATCATTGGAAAACTTTTGTTAGACACTCATTAATCTGTAAGTGGATAAAGATTATGTGCACAATAAGATTAATAATATTATGCACCATTTTGGAGAAATAACAGATAAAGATGATGGGGACTCTGTATTTGGTAGGctctactacatcaaatggtggtCTACTGTCAAATATGAAGGCTGATactgttttatatttttatgattgcGCGCACTAAGAGGTTCTGATTAATTTAACTCCAATTTTAAACTAAGCCCGTTTAAAGCAGCCAGGTCacagaaaaaataatgaaaataacaGGTAATATCCTAGTATCCTTATTAATTTGATGCAGTATTAAACAAAATCCTGCAATAAATATAGTATCAGCTACAAGTCAGCAAACATTAAGCAGTTCTGGATCGTCgataaaaatcatataattatgtTGTAGACTAATGGATCaccatatcataaaaaataaaatgggttTCGTAGGGCTTTACTATGGGTTTAATGCTATGAAAAATCACTAGCTTATTTAGTAAAACTTCCCCCCAAAATCTAATTTGAAGATTAGGAAAGGTTTTATAACCATAAAACGTGTTTGAGATATGCTTACAACATAGCCAAACATTTGAAATAGCTAACCCTCCTAGGTGCATTATTGTACTTAATGTGCAACGCGTATTCTGGGAATATGTTAACCATTCCAGTTGACTCGTGATGGTACGTGGCACACCCGATGAGCCTCTTCCGTACCTGCATTACAGGCTGCCACCCTGTGGACATAAAAAAGATAGTCCAGGCTATCAAGATGTCACAAAAAGTTTATAAAACTCTGTAGGCCCCAGAGAACATGATGAAGAGGTGCTGCTGTCCATTTTTTAAGCAGTTAGATAAGGTTGGGAACAAACTTTCCCACCTTTTAAAATGGTATAGAACAAGTCTAGTGAAACCACCACCCCTAGAATAAGGAAACCTTTTTTGTCGCGGTGCAACATGGCTTTCAtgttagtttattcaaattcaagtgattgcttctatatatatataaccatggCAACCCtgccagaagaagaagaagaagaagaagagaggaggaggaggaggaggaggaggagagggaaaGAGGAAGTAGATAGGAGAAGATGGGCAACAGCCTTCGATGTTGCTTGGCTTGCGTCCTCCCATGCGGCGCCCTCGACGTCGTTCGGATCGTCCATTTGAACGGCCATGTCGAGGAGTACGGCCGTCCCGTCTCCGCCGGAGAAATCCTGGCGGCCAACCCCAACCACATAATAACCAAACCATGCTTGCAAGGAGTCAACCATAAGATCTTGATCGTGTCACCCGAATCCGACCTTAAGCGAGGTCACATTTACTTCCTAATTCCGGAGTCATCACTTacagaaaagaggaagaagaagaagaagaagaagcaacatCAGAGAAGCACAGCCATGTTTGAGgtatcagatcaggactatttcCTAAAGGAGGTTCCGTCGGAAAAGAAGTCCGGTCACCGTCGGCGAAGGAGCGGTCGGGTTGGCGTATGGCGGCCGCACCTCGAGAGCATATCAGAAGACCCTTGAAGATGTCGAGAGACCGGAATCTGGTATTTTTCCGGCTCAAACTTGGCTGCTGGGGagtgcatgaatttttttttttttcctcccactTCATGGAAATGAGTGGAAGTTGTGGGACCTTGTGTATTTTATGAGGACCATTTCTTGAAGAAGTGTGCTTAGATTGGCGCACTAGGAGAAGGTGCAATAACTGCTTGTAATCATATGGGGATTGGTTTTTTAACATCCaccaagttgtacaaagaaatgAAAGCATTTTCTTTCATATGCAGGTCTTAATGGCCATATTTATATATTGATCAACTTTTTAAGAATTATTTTCCTTTTTGTAATTTAGAAATTTTTGGGTCTGGTAAGCCGTTGAGGTGCGCAAATCCCTCTGAAGTCCTTTTCTTCATCCATTTCTGTCTAGCTCGTCTCTCTAGCATCAAGCAATCTTTTGACTTTGTTAACTTCCTAACACCATCGTTCTATTGAAACACAAGGTGAGAAAAAAGTCGATGATGTTGCTCCTTTTTACTAATTTGTACAATATTTTCTACCTTATTTTTCAAACCTTGGACTCTAAGGAACGCTGAATGACACCAAATCTGACCATGTTAGCATAATAGGAATTCAACCAGAGCTACatcaaaattcaagtataaatatACTCTGagttatatctctttttttttaattaagatatatatatatatggcagttatatattaaatttttagtgAAGGAAAGAAATAAGGAGGTATTTGGT contains these protein-coding regions:
- the LOC105045915 gene encoding uncharacterized protein: MGNSLRCCLACVLPCGALDVVRIVHLNGHVEEYGRPVSAGEILAANPNHIITKPCLQGVNHKILIVSPESDLKRGHIYFLIPESSLTEKRKKKKKKKQHQRSTAMFEVSDQDYFLKEVPSEKKSGHRRRRSGRVGVWRPHLESISEDP